One part of the Malus sylvestris chromosome 2, drMalSylv7.2, whole genome shotgun sequence genome encodes these proteins:
- the LOC126613884 gene encoding ras-related protein RABA4c, producing the protein MSNLASNFNQKIDYVFKVVLIGDSAVGKSQLLARFARNEFSLESKATIGVEFQTKTLVIDHKTIKAQIWDTAGQERYRAVTSAYYRGSVGAMLVYDITKPQSFDHVTKWLEELRGHADNNIVVMLVGNKSDLGTLRAVPSEDAKEFAQRENLFFMEASALEATNVESAFVTVLTEIYRIVGKKSLIPNEEAESGSSSLLKGTKLVVPRQEPEPQASSCCWSS; encoded by the exons ATGTCGAATTTGGCGAGTAATTTCAATCAGAAGATCGACTACGTGTTCAAGGTGGTGCTGATTGGAGACTCGGCGGTGGGTAAGTCTCAGCTCTTGGCTCGCTTTGCTCGGAATGAGTTCAGCTTGGAGTCCAAGGCAACCATTGGGGTTGAGTTCCAGACTAAGACCCTCGTGATCGACCACAAAACCATCAAGGCCCAGATTTGGGACACTGCCGGCCAAGAAAG ATACAGGGCGGTGACAAGTGCGTACTATAGAGGTTCGGTGGGCGCAATGCTGGTCTATGACATAACCAAGCCTCAATCATTTGATCATGTAACCAAGTGGTTAGAGGAATTGAGGGGGCATGCCGACAACAATATTGTTGTGATGCTTGTAGGTAACAAGTCCGACCTGGGGACACTGCGAGCTGTACCTTCTGAGGATGCAAAAGAGTTTGCCCAAAGGGAGAACCTCTTCTTTATGGAGGCATCAGCACTTGAGGCTACTAATGTTGAATCTGCATTCGTTACAGTCCTAACAGAAATTTATCGAATTGTTGGCAAGAAGTCCCTCATTCCCAATGAGGAAGCAGAGTCCGGGAGTTCCTCACTTCTCAAGGGAACAAAACTTGTCGTTCCTCGACAAGAGCCCGAGCCTCAAGCGAGTAGCTGTTGCTGGTCTTCATAG
- the LOC126613739 gene encoding transcription factor bHLH130-like, which produces MSGLLYKYNPNFKASEGEPRKNHAAEFMDSNIFHQQHPQQQQSSGLTRYQSAPNSFLMEQMDNNGGGTQDLRYLQPSSPEVETVLARFISSCNEPDERDNGVQQHQFEIQERPVNVKGEAGDSVSEHINGYSNSTHMMYQAPQGQQAHGLDSSSFAGVNSTGMENSMMQLKIGVGNRSNHVRQSSSPAGVFPNSTVDDGFNVMKDSAGYRAGNGTNGEASPSTSRFGNQLSFSSRQSSYSGRMPRIAEDENGNLGEGSQSQPDHSLGNANGSNSPYQSSFPDDSLDDSSFNDLKRARDNDGNKFSTSTAFESQNNDFRHRNLGLTQHLRFPNHFEMPAMEKYLQFEDSIPRKIRAKRGFATHPRSIAERMRRTRISERMKKLQELFPNMDKQTNTAEMLDLAVGFIKDLQKQVKTLKDTKAKCSCSSEQ; this is translated from the exons ATGAGCGGTCTTCTATACAAATACAATCCTAATTTTAAGGCCTCGGAGGGAGAGCCGAGGAAGAACCACGCGGCGGAGTTCATGGATTCGAATATTTTCCACCAGCAGCATCCTCAGCAGCAGCAGAGCTCCGGCTTAACGCGGTATCAGTCAGCTCCAAACTCATTTCTGATGGAGCAGATGGACAACAATGGCGGCGGAACCCAGGATTTGCGGTATCTTCAACCTTCGAGCCCTGAAGTCGAAACGGTGCTGGCCAGGTTCATTTCTTCATGTAATGAACCAGATGAACGTGACAATGGTGTGCAGCAGCATCAGTTTGAAATCCAAGAGAGGCCGGTAAATGTGAAGGGAGAGGCAGGGGACTCTGTTTCTGAGCACATTAATGGTTACTCGAATTCTACTCATATGATGTACCAAGCTCCTCAAGGTCAGCAAGCTCATGGTTTAGACAGCAGCTCCTTTGCTGGAGTCAACTCTACGGGAATGGAGAATTCAATGATGCAATTGAAAATTGGGGTCGGAAATCGGTCTAATCATGTTAGACAAAGTAGCTCTCCGGCTGGTGTCTTCCCAAACTCGACCGTTGACGATG GCTTTAACGTGATGAAGGACTCGGCAGGATATCGCGCAGGCAATGGTACAAATGGAGAAGCCAGTCCATCAACTTCTAGGTTTGGTAATCAACTGAGCTTCTCATCAAGGCAATCTTCATACTCAGGTCGAATGCCTCGGATTGCTGAAGATGAGAATGGGAACTTGGGAGAAGGTAGCCAATCGCAACCAGATCATAGTTTAGGAAATGCTAATGGTAGCAATTCACCTTACCAGTCTAGCTTCCCAGATGATTCGTTGGACGATTCTTCATTTAATGACCTCAAAAGAGCCAGAGACAATGATGGGAACAAGTTTTCTACTTCGACTGCATTTGAATCACAG AACAATGATTTTCGACACCGCAATCTTGGCTTGACGCAACACTTGAGGTTTCCCAACCATTTTGAGATGCCTGCTATGGAGAAGTATTTGCAATTTGAAGATTCTATTCCTCGTAAAATTCGTGCCAAAAGAGGTTTCGCCACTCACCCGCGAAGCATTGCAGAGAGG ATGAGAAGGACGCGGATTAGTGAAAGAATGAAGAAATTACAGGAGCTTTTCCCAAACATGGACAAG CAAACAAACACGGCAGAAATGTTGGACTTGGCGGTCGGGTTCATAAAAGACCTTCAGAAACAGGTTAAG ACACTCAAGGATACGAAGGCGAAGTGCAGTTGTTCGAGCGAACAATAA